The Nymphaea colorata isolate Beijing-Zhang1983 chromosome 7, ASM883128v2, whole genome shotgun sequence DNA window ACCTCTAACCAGCATTAGAGGTTTGCACACTGTTGCTGATTCCTATCGATGACAGGATGACCAGTGACTGTTGTCCTACAAGCAAGATTTCTGGAACAATAAAGGACTGTACAATTACCTCGGAGCTGCTTGGTGCAAGCAGCTTTGCTATAGAGCTAAATGGTCGTACATTGTACACTAGAATAAGTAGTTGATCTTCTTGCATAGATAATAAATCAGGGGCTTGATCCCAGAGTTTcctattaaaacaaaaaaacataaatccACTGTACCTTGTCCTAACAACCTGCAGCGGATATACACATGTTGCTCCAAGAGCTCCTGACATTGTTCCACAGCCGAGTTGTACAAGTGGACCAGGCTCTACAGCGAAAAGTTCGGATAAAAATTTTTCAGAACATAAAGAAGATAAGAAAACTACagaaaaagaagttcaaatatTTCCTTATTCTCAATATAAGAACCTTCTGAGAGAACAATTAAGGAATACTTCTTATTCAGATGCACTGGCATGTGATGGTCTATGCACATGGGCAATAGTATGCCTCATCAAGTGAATGACAACTTTCCACATGATGACTCTGGGTGTGCGTGTCTAATGCATCTTTGCAATTGAAGTTTGGAAAATATTAGTATTTTTTATATAGTTAAGTcaatttaaggaaaaaaaatcaaaataagtaGTGTTTCTTGTTAAGATGCACAGATGTGTGATCGTCCGTGTAAATGTGTAATGCATCTTATAtcacacattgatcaatcaaacagagattcagcaactaaaagaaagattgattcttgATAGAATGTCGAATAATGATATGTTCGCAGATGTTATTTAAGTcgagttaaagaaaaaaaaagtaactcaGAAGAACAACCGTACTTCCCATTCTTGAATAATAAGTCCCAGGTATAAAACACTAAGCAAATATAATCTTATTTGAATACTTGCTATAAGGAAATGACTAGGAGAAAACAAGATGGATACTTTGCCAACTTAAGTGCAGGAAGGCTCATAAAAGAGCACTATCTATCACAAACACATACAGTATGCTTTACATAATGGACATACTATCTTATGCCATAAACATCGCACGATATCACCATTAAAAGCATTGTGCCCCTGAACGTCAACCAAGTAACTGCGAATCAGATGGAACAAAATGGTGATGATACgccaaatatttgaaaagtaaaGTTACGCCTGTTAGATCCAGAAAGACACAAGCTGCTTCAAAACACTATTGAAATCTCCGAGAACTGACGTCCCTAACATTGGTAACCAGGGAGTAGTGCAGGGTCAACACAAGCAGACAGGAGGGTAACACACAGTACACCCGCCGTCCCTCGTGTACACACGCATATTAATGCTGACGGAAGGATCATAAGCCTTCTCCATTAAATGAACTGGGGATTTCTGGAGATGATTCAAGACTATTACTCACCGTTATCATGCAAAATGTAAGTTCTTGACATATCTTTTAAGGTCTCATATGCAGCCAGATCAATGCCTGCATAAGGGATGATCCCGAGAAGGGATGGAAAAAGGCCCCTGTAGAACGCACGTGGTCCTTCCTGAACCCATATGTCTTTCGCCAATGCTCCCAATTTTGGGACTGTCCCACCTTCACAAGCATAAGTCTGCAGTCGTGTTTTTACAAGATCCATCGGATACACTGCAGTCTGTGCAACTGCACCAGCAACTCCACCAGCAAAAAGTCTCCCAGAAGTACCTATATCAGCTTTAGTGCCCCCCTTTTCATCGACAATAAATTTCTTCAGCATTTCGTAAGTATAGAATTTTATGGCGCTTTCAGGTGCTACCTTAACCACATTAATTCCATTTCCTCGAAAAAATCCCCCAAATCGCCCATCTTTCCATATCTGTTTTATCGCTGGCACAATATGTGCACGTGCAGCTTGTACTTGCAATACCACCTTTAAGCGATCCAGAGGCGCAGTTGCAGTTCGAGAAGCTGCGCCAGCTACTGCCCCTGCTATCAAATATTTGCTTGCAAGTACGCCCTTACTAATCCCTTCAGGAATGACTGCCTGTTCTCCAATATCCACATGACAAACTTTTTCCCAATACTGATAGATGTTCTCAATTGTTGCCTCATgaggataaaggaaaaggaaatcccTCCACTCTTCGAAAGTAATTATGCCATTATTGTCCTTATCTACATGCTCCATGAATCTGGCTAGTTCCTCATCATCAATTTCAATTCCTGAAAAACGCATACCGGAGAAAGATTAATATGAAGCAAATAAAATGTGAATGCACCAACCTAAAGCATCATAAGTATTACAAAAATAGACGGACTTCCAAAAGACATTCTCTCGATATTGGCATCCTGAATAACAGTTCCTGAAAAGGTTACATGTCCAGATAGTTGAGACCAAATAGAATAGCATGGTGGTCTGTGACATTCGAACTGATGGAACACAATCATTGAACTAATTCAACAGACGTTGCGACACAAGAATAAGAGGTAGATACAAGCAATCTGAAGTAATTCTAGCAGTTGCGCTGAAGCATACCTACTGCAACAAGAGCATCCCAAAGCTCTTCCGGCAAAATGCAGCCACTGTGCTCAACATCAATGGCTTGAAAAATGCAGTAAAGTTCGAGTTCCTTGTCGTCCATGTAGCGCTTAAATTCGTGGTAGTCGACACGACCATCGCTATTGGCATCACACACCTGCAAGAGATCCCTCGCATACTTATACTCCGCAGGTATCTGAAGCGCCCGAAGGCCTGACTCTATTTCTAAGTAGTCAAGGTATCCGTCATTCGATGCATCAAAGAAGTTGAAAAGACTACGAATTCTCAGCTCCCTCTCTTCCGCCGTCTCGCCCAGTGCCAAAAGCACGTGCTCCATGGTGACCTGACCAGAATTCTGTCCCCGACTTGAGGATTCTGGCTTCCCCTCGGTGCTGGATTCCATGGGTGGGGGCATAATATCCAAAACTGGCTTCTTGTCCGTTTCTTAGAGCTCACCATGCTCAACAGCCCGCAAGGCGAAAGGCATTCTGCCCAAAAATCTCGCCGTCACCCTAGTCGGCATCAGTGGAACAactcaattcactaaatcaccCAGCGCTCGGTAATCTAGCATAACATCTCATataaaagagaagaaggatCAACCCAGGAAGTAAGAGGACACGGACCAGATAAACGGGAACCGGCAATCAACAATCGACGATCCTATATGGCTGTAT harbors:
- the LOC116257544 gene encoding calcium-dependent mitochondrial ATP-magnesium/phosphate carrier protein 3-like isoform X3; translation: MPPPMESSTEGKPESSSRGQNSGQVTMEHVLLALGETAEERELRIRSLFNFFDASNDGYLDYLEIESGLRALQIPAEYKYARDLLQVCDANSDGRVDYHEFKRYMDDKELELYCIFQAIDVEHSGCILPEELWDALVAVGIEIDDEELARFMEHVDKDNNGIITFEEWRDFLFLYPHEATIENIYQYWEKVCHVDIGEQAVIPEGISKGVLASKYLIAGAVAGAASRTATAPLDRLKVVLQVQAARAHIVPAIKQIWKDGRFGGFFRGNGINVVKVAPESAIKFYTYEMLKKFIVDEKGGTKADIGTSGRLFAGGVAGAVAQTAVYPMDLVKTRLQTYACEGGTVPKLGALAKDIWVQEGPRAFYRGLFPSLLGIIPYAGIDLAAYETLKDMSRTYILHDNEPGPLVQLGCGTMSGALGATCVYPLQVVRTSLQQ
- the LOC116257544 gene encoding calcium-dependent mitochondrial ATP-magnesium/phosphate carrier protein 3-like isoform X1 → MPPPMESSTEGKPESSSRGQNSGQVTMEHVLLALGETAEERELRIRSLFNFFDASNDGYLDYLEIESGLRALQIPAEYKYARDLLQVCDANSDGRVDYHEFKRYMDDKELELYCIFQAIDVEHSGCILPEELWDALVAVGIEIDDEELARFMEHVDKDNNGIITFEEWRDFLFLYPHEATIENIYQYWEKVCHVDIGEQAVIPEGISKGVLASKYLIAGAVAGAASRTATAPLDRLKVVLQVQAARAHIVPAIKQIWKDGRFGGFFRGNGINVVKVAPESAIKFYTYEMLKKFIVDEKGGTKADIGTSGRLFAGGVAGAVAQTAVYPMDLVKTRLQTYACEGGTVPKLGALAKDIWVQEGPRAFYRGLFPSLLGIIPYAGIDLAAYETLKDMSRTYILHDNEPGPLVQLGCGTMSGALGATCVYPLQVVRTRMQAQRSTATAGYERMSDVFWRTIKDEGFLGLYKGLIPSLLKVMPAASITYLVYEMMKKNLSLD
- the LOC116257544 gene encoding calcium-dependent mitochondrial ATP-magnesium/phosphate carrier protein 3-like isoform X2, with amino-acid sequence MPPPMESSTEGKPESSSRGQNSGQVTMEHVLLALGETAEERELRIRSLFNFFDASNDGYLDYLEIESGLRALQIPAEYKYARDLLQVCDANSDGRVDYHEFKRYMDDKELELYCIFQAIDVEHSGCILPEELWDALVAVGIEIDDEELARFMEHVDKDNNGIITFEEWRDFLFLYPHEATIENIYQYWEKVCHVDIGEQAVIPEGISKGVLASKYLIAGAVAGAASRTATAPLDRLKVVLQVQAARAHIVPAIKQIWKDGRFGGFFRGNGINVVKVAPESAIKFYTYEMLKKFIVDEKGGTKADIGTSGRLFAGGVAGAVAQTAVYPMDLVKTRLQTYACEGGTVPKLGALAKDIWVQEGPRAFYRGLFPSLLGIIPYAGIDLAAYETLKDMSRTYILHDNEPGPLVQLGCGTMSGALGATCVYPLQVVRTRWSCKKETPGTVKSRICDVNKFYTGSYSRLSTYAFK